A window from Corynebacterium urealyticum DSM 7109 encodes these proteins:
- a CDS encoding DEAD/DEAH box helicase yields the protein MPAPHLPSDDHSGATPGPTFRSLGVAAEIAEALEQAGMPTAFAIQELTLPIALRGDDLIGQARTGMGKTLGFGVPLLDRIFDDAGITELDGSVRGLVVVPTRELCLQVAEDLTLATANLVIPANDHRVTVTPIYGGVGFNQQIRALSRGTDVVVGTPGRLLDLHRRGELELSGVEVLVLDEADEMLDQGFLDDIRQIMSLTSPDRQTMLFSATMPGPVLSLSREFMKQPVMIQADSTAAADTHERVTQIAFQSHKLDRMSTLSRILQSPGRGRTIVFTPTKRQAAMVAEDLAAWGFRVGAVHGDMRQADREQSLQLFRDGAVDVMVATDVAARGIDVTDVTHVVNYQVPEDERTYVHRIGRTARAGKDGTAITLVGWDEVPRWDHISEALGLGLQDPPQWFSQSPELLDVLGLPTDGELSDRVGPNRRVAGSAAATAPARRSRGGRGERGAGAGSRGHRVASRGHVSRSHGPSAQGRSRSERGRGGRSRGGNGGAKN from the coding sequence GTGCCAGCGCCCCATCTCCCCTCCGATGATCACTCGGGGGCAACCCCCGGGCCCACGTTCCGTTCCTTGGGGGTGGCAGCCGAAATCGCCGAGGCTTTGGAGCAGGCGGGGATGCCCACGGCGTTTGCGATCCAGGAGCTGACCCTACCGATCGCGTTGCGGGGCGATGATCTGATCGGTCAGGCTCGCACGGGGATGGGCAAGACCTTGGGTTTCGGCGTGCCGTTGTTGGACCGGATTTTCGACGACGCCGGCATCACCGAACTCGATGGCAGCGTTCGCGGCCTCGTGGTGGTCCCCACCCGTGAGCTGTGCCTGCAGGTGGCTGAGGACCTCACGCTGGCCACGGCGAACCTCGTGATTCCGGCGAACGACCACCGGGTGACGGTCACACCAATCTATGGCGGGGTGGGCTTCAACCAGCAGATCCGGGCGCTGAGCCGGGGCACGGACGTGGTGGTGGGCACACCGGGCCGCCTGTTGGATCTGCACCGCCGCGGTGAGCTGGAGCTGTCCGGGGTGGAGGTTCTGGTGCTGGACGAGGCCGATGAGATGCTGGATCAGGGCTTCCTGGACGATATTCGGCAGATCATGTCGCTGACCAGCCCGGACCGGCAGACTATGCTGTTTTCCGCGACGATGCCAGGGCCGGTCCTGAGCCTGTCGCGGGAGTTCATGAAGCAACCGGTGATGATCCAGGCGGACTCCACGGCTGCGGCGGATACGCACGAGCGGGTCACCCAGATCGCGTTCCAGTCCCACAAGCTGGACCGGATGTCCACGCTCTCCCGGATTCTGCAGAGCCCGGGCCGGGGCCGGACGATCGTGTTCACCCCGACGAAGCGGCAGGCCGCGATGGTCGCTGAGGACCTGGCCGCCTGGGGCTTTAGGGTCGGCGCGGTGCATGGCGATATGCGCCAGGCGGACCGCGAACAGTCCCTGCAGCTGTTCCGGGATGGTGCGGTGGACGTCATGGTCGCCACGGACGTAGCTGCCCGCGGCATCGACGTCACGGATGTCACCCATGTGGTCAACTACCAGGTCCCGGAGGACGAGCGGACGTATGTGCACCGGATTGGCCGCACGGCGCGCGCTGGTAAGGACGGCACCGCGATCACGCTGGTCGGTTGGGATGAGGTGCCCCGGTGGGATCACATCAGCGAGGCGTTGGGCTTGGGCCTGCAGGACCCGCCGCAGTGGTTCTCACAGTCCCCTGAGCTGCTAGATGTGCTGGGGCTACCCACGGACGGGGAGCTGAGCGACCGAGTGGGGCCGAATCGTCGGGTTGCTGGTTCGGCGGCGGCGACGGCCCCGGCTCGGCGTTCCCGCGGTGGTCGCGGTGAGCGCGGCGCAGGGGCTGGCTCGCGTGGCCATAGGGTTGCTTCGCGTGGCCACGTGTCTCGTAGCCACGGTCCGAGCGCGCAGGGCCGAAGCCGTAGCGAGCGCGGTCGGGGTGGGCGCTCGCGCGGCGGGAACGGCGGGGCAAAGAACTAA
- a CDS encoding DUF3107 domain-containing protein — protein MQLKIGFINSQRELAIDLDKNEVKQAELVEELQNFLTDGTATTTVVEDARGTKTVLLREQIAYIQVGAEKPRSVGFI, from the coding sequence ATGCAACTGAAGATCGGCTTCATTAACTCCCAGCGCGAGCTCGCCATCGACCTCGATAAGAACGAGGTCAAGCAGGCAGAACTCGTCGAGGAGCTGCAGAACTTCCTGACCGACGGCACCGCCACCACCACCGTGGTCGAGGACGCCCGCGGCACCAAGACCGTCCTGCTGCGCGAGCAGATCGCCTACATCCAGGTCGGCGCCGAGAAGCCGCGCTCCGTGGGCTTCATCTGA
- a CDS encoding DUF3152 domain-containing protein, with the protein MNNPQGTGSENTQEGPRHRRARREEFALPEPDHARTPPRIDRRSQGQGAHWLNFSDPRVRIGIVAVLVLVSLLVLVDALRGAGEDAATDVTATNNSDDPADGAAGPVPGSGHGDLPTGQLPPGGPVTENSSGNFRTVGAPGPKVGDGKLFTYTVEIEDTINTAAFGGDDAFATTVDAILSDPRGWTGRGKFAFQHVAAGELPEGQEPDLRIQLASQDHTHEVCGNTFKLETSCFYSDGNRVVINESRWIRGAIPFQGDLGAYRQYVINHEVGHGIGFAAHQPCPKDGQLAPIMMQQTLSVDNRVLREISNEDIYGESDSTCRANPWPYPVAEEQ; encoded by the coding sequence GTGAATAACCCCCAGGGCACGGGTAGCGAGAACACGCAAGAAGGGCCGCGTCACCGGCGTGCGCGCCGCGAGGAATTCGCTCTGCCCGAACCCGACCATGCCCGCACCCCGCCCCGGATCGACCGACGATCTCAGGGGCAGGGGGCTCACTGGCTCAACTTCAGCGACCCCCGCGTCCGCATCGGGATCGTCGCGGTGCTCGTGCTGGTCAGTCTGCTCGTCCTCGTCGACGCCCTCCGCGGGGCAGGGGAGGACGCCGCCACCGACGTGACAGCCACCAACAACAGCGACGACCCCGCCGACGGCGCGGCCGGCCCCGTCCCCGGCTCGGGCCACGGCGACCTGCCGACCGGGCAGCTCCCGCCCGGCGGACCGGTGACCGAGAACAGCAGCGGCAACTTCCGCACCGTCGGCGCCCCGGGCCCGAAGGTCGGCGACGGGAAACTCTTCACCTACACCGTCGAGATCGAGGACACGATCAACACCGCCGCCTTCGGCGGGGACGACGCCTTCGCCACGACGGTGGACGCGATCCTTTCCGACCCACGCGGCTGGACCGGGCGCGGGAAGTTCGCCTTCCAGCACGTCGCCGCCGGTGAACTGCCGGAGGGTCAAGAACCCGACCTGCGGATCCAGCTGGCCTCCCAGGACCACACCCACGAGGTCTGCGGCAACACCTTCAAGCTGGAGACCAGCTGCTTCTACTCCGACGGCAACCGGGTCGTCATCAATGAATCCCGCTGGATTCGAGGCGCGATCCCGTTCCAGGGGGACCTCGGGGCCTACCGGCAGTACGTCATCAACCACGAGGTCGGCCACGGCATCGGCTTCGCCGCCCACCAGCCCTGCCCGAAGGACGGGCAGCTCGCTCCGATCATGATGCAGCAGACCTTGAGCGTGGATAACCGCGTGCTCCGGGAGATCAGCAACGAGGACATCTACGGGGAAAGCGACTCCACCTGCCGTGCGAACCCGTGGCCCTACCCGGTTGCGGAAGAACAATAA
- a CDS encoding TIGR02569 family protein, with translation MNESRSAGTLETPPPAHILNGFHAHVDNPVQLDRPWSYGWRCDRAVISLAEEPMRASWIAKTTAKMRPAGVGVSRPMLSTDGRYTVSGWRARTFLSGHRAPRFDEMAAAALRINESLRGLPRPEFLAPPELTGTWGQTEIFAAADASAFAEQPQEWIAPAMDATAVPRNDIAEALAKAVEITALRTEITAEDQLVHGDVIGCMIFDGAADPAITDLVPAWHPTGWSVALLVVDAMAWGNGDDALLDRWAHIPDFMQLALRAVLYRLALHAMLPNSRPEAWPGLSRTADVIAAREQHNEVQQEREESGEAAEENGEHVGHDAEESVNDTAGDQDSDEAGEGAVEAGEGAGERGAEDAEK, from the coding sequence GTGAATGAATCCCGCTCTGCCGGCACGCTGGAAACCCCACCGCCGGCCCACATCCTCAACGGCTTCCACGCGCACGTGGACAACCCCGTCCAGCTGGACCGGCCGTGGTCATATGGCTGGCGCTGCGACCGCGCGGTGATCTCCCTGGCGGAGGAGCCGATGCGCGCCTCCTGGATCGCCAAGACCACCGCGAAGATGCGGCCCGCCGGGGTGGGCGTATCGCGCCCCATGCTCTCCACCGATGGCCGGTACACGGTCTCCGGGTGGCGGGCACGGACTTTCCTTTCCGGGCACCGCGCGCCCCGCTTCGACGAGATGGCCGCCGCCGCACTGCGTATTAACGAATCCCTTCGCGGCCTGCCGCGACCGGAGTTCCTGGCGCCCCCGGAGCTCACGGGCACGTGGGGGCAGACGGAGATCTTCGCCGCCGCGGATGCCTCCGCCTTCGCTGAGCAGCCCCAGGAATGGATCGCCCCGGCCATGGACGCCACCGCCGTGCCCCGGAACGACATCGCCGAAGCCTTGGCCAAGGCCGTGGAAATCACCGCACTGCGCACCGAGATCACGGCGGAAGACCAGCTGGTCCACGGCGACGTCATTGGTTGCATGATCTTCGACGGCGCGGCCGACCCCGCGATCACCGACCTGGTGCCCGCGTGGCACCCCACGGGTTGGTCGGTCGCGCTGCTCGTCGTCGACGCGATGGCCTGGGGCAACGGGGACGACGCCCTGCTGGATCGCTGGGCCCACATCCCGGACTTTATGCAGCTCGCCTTGCGCGCGGTGCTCTACCGGCTCGCGCTGCACGCCATGCTGCCCAACTCCCGGCCGGAGGCATGGCCGGGCCTGTCGCGCACCGCGGACGTCATCGCCGCGCGCGAGCAACACAACGAGGTGCAGCAGGAGCGGGAGGAAAGCGGCGAGGCTGCGGAAGAAAACGGGGAGCACGTTGGGCACGACGCCGAGGAATCGGTGAATGACACAGCGGGGGACCAGGACAGCGACGAGGCCGGTGAGGGGGCCGTCGAGGCAGGTGAGGGTGCCGGCGAGCGTGGCGCCGAGGATGCCGAAAAGTAG
- a CDS encoding ATP-dependent DNA helicase has translation MTDTAKNQQPTAVASPSTPEDRLGAREAAKVVLQPPRRVGEEGHEWDGLAGAIVTGDERIDSSAPWTVLGGPGTGKTSLLVDTLVHFLAAGGSAEEVMVVTPTKDAATAVNTQLVARLASMSSFAATRTPVRSVHSWAFAALRSMLLASDREAPRLLTGAEHDADVRLLLAGHVEDGAGAWPKHIRPALGYVGFARQLRDLLLRAEERGVGPGELTALGEKYDQPMWVGAGQFLDEYRQTRRLAQSISLNASELLHTTLQEMADGPGRAQLDRWREKLRLILIDDAHNLDPAAAEFLEQFFTPETRVVLAGDPDQCVFHFRGADEELLSKYAADENHRVVLSGSQRFGAPTARAINALTGHLPHVDTRIPLRVAEGAEAAQEAEATAGELVAPDAGRAGATSGAGGERNQPIRVLRANSGTAERLHITDALRRAHVRDGVAWQDMAVIVRSVGEIAPIRRALLTHGVPVRVDQTSIILAEQPLIRLLLTALEATYRPLENSEVRVLMESMVGGADPIMVRRLERVLAQALARQRLQGKPVPENTAGLPFQSSDALSTLLNGTASAEDAAEWTAGFNNRELQILQDMSDVLTAGREAQRAGQSVEMVLWEIWKATGLDTRLQERALRGGTFGSQADQDLDSVMMLFDMAGDFVERHPNASIRTFCEEVRAQELPTGGRERGVASNAVEILPAHAAVGRQWHTVVVTRVQEGSWPAGPTVGGLFGQLELVDLLDRGIEPGTRVSRVASAVHEERRLFLVAISRATRSTLVTCIDNASVENGVPSRFVEEITDAPGAAVPLGTVDQIEQEDPVGQEATPGEPVQGELGLGLELGDSAQQGGPAVQASPAEQLSSSDQLSPAEQLSALPRVLALEPLIAELRDVVTDPTQRHHRRVAAARNLAAMAEAGIFGSHPVDWWGMAEPTTMERVTDRRGGVSLSPSKLDNIDNCALKTFFDDNRGAQEETNPMRVGTVVHAIAQAIVQQDLSLEDAQYAARTALKWAVVGPAFEVNAALERWEQGIANLHSWITETCTQTEGTEWEVEQQLDTTLGTLPTGEEVFLRGRIDLMATDADGRVVVYDFKTGKTPKTAAEAQASRQLGAYQFLVHVNRGKQPYGAHLIYPATSEGKLKKSSQPDFSPEQLAETRQNLLAAAEQISEPVQIATPGDAQCKYCSYHLICPAKDAGKTVVSS, from the coding sequence ATGACGGACACAGCCAAGAATCAACAGCCGACCGCCGTGGCCTCCCCGAGCACGCCGGAGGACCGCCTGGGGGCTCGCGAGGCGGCGAAGGTCGTGCTGCAGCCGCCGCGCCGGGTGGGGGAGGAAGGCCACGAGTGGGACGGGCTTGCCGGGGCCATCGTCACCGGCGATGAGCGCATCGATAGCTCCGCGCCGTGGACCGTCCTGGGCGGACCGGGGACAGGCAAGACGAGCCTGCTCGTCGACACGCTGGTCCACTTCCTCGCCGCGGGTGGTTCGGCGGAGGAGGTCATGGTGGTCACCCCCACCAAGGACGCCGCCACGGCCGTGAACACCCAGCTGGTGGCCAGGCTGGCAAGCATGAGCAGCTTCGCGGCGACGCGCACGCCGGTGCGTTCCGTGCACTCGTGGGCTTTCGCTGCGCTGCGCAGCATGCTGCTGGCCAGCGACCGGGAAGCACCGCGGTTGCTCACCGGTGCCGAGCACGATGCGGATGTGCGGCTGCTGCTGGCCGGGCATGTGGAGGACGGTGCGGGAGCCTGGCCGAAGCACATCAGACCAGCGCTGGGGTATGTGGGTTTCGCCCGCCAGCTACGCGATTTGCTGCTGCGCGCCGAGGAGCGCGGGGTGGGGCCGGGCGAGCTCACCGCGCTGGGGGAGAAGTACGACCAACCGATGTGGGTGGGGGCAGGGCAGTTCCTCGACGAGTACCGCCAGACGAGGCGGCTGGCCCAGTCCATCAGCCTGAACGCCTCCGAACTGCTGCACACCACGCTGCAAGAGATGGCCGATGGTCCGGGGCGGGCACAGCTCGACCGGTGGCGGGAGAAGCTGCGGCTGATCCTCATCGATGATGCCCACAATTTGGATCCGGCGGCTGCCGAGTTCCTGGAGCAGTTTTTCACTCCTGAAACGCGGGTGGTGCTCGCCGGCGACCCCGACCAGTGTGTATTCCACTTCCGCGGGGCCGATGAGGAGCTACTCAGCAAATACGCCGCCGACGAGAATCACCGTGTGGTCCTGAGCGGATCCCAACGCTTTGGAGCTCCCACCGCACGTGCCATCAATGCCCTGACCGGGCACCTACCGCACGTGGACACCCGCATCCCGCTGCGCGTGGCTGAGGGCGCTGAGGCGGCCCAGGAAGCTGAGGCAACGGCAGGGGAGTTGGTCGCGCCGGATGCAGGCCGCGCTGGGGCCACGTCTGGTGCCGGGGGAGAACGGAACCAGCCGATCCGAGTGCTGCGCGCGAACTCCGGGACCGCCGAGCGGCTGCACATCACCGATGCCCTGCGCCGCGCCCACGTCCGCGACGGTGTGGCCTGGCAGGACATGGCTGTCATCGTGCGCTCGGTCGGGGAGATCGCACCCATCCGGCGAGCCCTGCTCACCCACGGGGTACCGGTGCGGGTCGATCAGACCTCCATCATCCTCGCGGAACAGCCCCTGATCCGGCTGCTGCTCACCGCACTGGAGGCCACCTACCGGCCGTTGGAGAACTCCGAGGTGCGGGTACTCATGGAATCCATGGTCGGTGGCGCCGACCCGATCATGGTGCGCCGCCTCGAGCGCGTGCTGGCCCAGGCGCTGGCCCGCCAACGCCTGCAGGGCAAGCCGGTGCCGGAGAACACCGCGGGCCTGCCATTCCAGTCCAGCGACGCACTCAGCACCCTGCTCAACGGCACCGCCAGCGCGGAGGACGCCGCCGAGTGGACCGCGGGCTTCAACAACCGCGAGCTGCAGATCCTGCAGGACATGAGCGACGTCCTCACCGCGGGCAGGGAGGCACAACGGGCGGGACAATCCGTGGAGATGGTGCTCTGGGAGATCTGGAAGGCCACCGGGCTGGACACCCGCCTGCAGGAACGGGCCCTGCGCGGCGGGACCTTCGGCTCGCAGGCGGACCAGGATCTCGACTCGGTGATGATGCTCTTCGACATGGCCGGGGACTTCGTCGAACGCCACCCCAACGCCTCGATCCGCACCTTCTGCGAGGAAGTCCGCGCCCAGGAGCTGCCCACCGGTGGCCGTGAGCGCGGGGTCGCCAGCAACGCCGTGGAGATCCTGCCCGCCCACGCCGCCGTGGGACGCCAGTGGCACACCGTGGTCGTCACCCGCGTGCAGGAAGGCAGCTGGCCCGCCGGGCCCACCGTGGGCGGGCTCTTCGGCCAGCTGGAACTCGTTGATCTGCTGGACCGGGGGATTGAGCCCGGCACGCGGGTCTCGCGGGTGGCGAGTGCTGTCCATGAGGAGCGGAGGCTCTTCCTCGTCGCTATCTCGCGGGCTACTCGAAGCACCCTGGTGACCTGTATCGACAACGCCAGCGTGGAAAACGGCGTGCCCTCCCGCTTCGTGGAGGAGATCACCGACGCGCCGGGAGCAGCTGTGCCGCTGGGAACCGTGGACCAGATTGAGCAGGAAGATCCGGTGGGTCAGGAGGCCACGCCGGGCGAGCCCGTGCAGGGGGAGCTTGGGCTGGGCCTGGAACTGGGGGACTCCGCGCAGCAGGGAGGGCCTGCAGTGCAGGCCAGCCCGGCCGAGCAGCTGAGTTCATCGGACCAGCTGAGCCCAGCGGAACAGCTCAGCGCCCTACCACGAGTGCTCGCTCTCGAGCCACTCATCGCCGAACTGCGCGACGTGGTTACCGACCCCACCCAGCGGCACCACCGCCGGGTTGCCGCCGCACGCAACCTCGCCGCGATGGCTGAGGCCGGGATCTTCGGCAGCCACCCTGTCGACTGGTGGGGCATGGCTGAACCCACCACCATGGAGCGGGTCACCGACCGGCGGGGAGGGGTGTCCTTGAGCCCCTCCAAGCTGGACAATATCGATAACTGCGCGCTCAAAACCTTCTTCGACGACAACCGCGGGGCGCAGGAGGAAACCAACCCCATGCGGGTGGGTACCGTCGTCCACGCCATCGCCCAGGCCATCGTCCAACAAGACCTCAGCCTGGAAGACGCCCAATACGCCGCGCGCACCGCACTGAAATGGGCCGTTGTGGGACCAGCATTCGAAGTCAACGCAGCACTCGAACGCTGGGAGCAGGGCATCGCGAACCTCCACAGCTGGATTACGGAGACGTGCACACAAACCGAGGGGACGGAATGGGAGGTCGAGCAGCAGCTCGACACCACCCTGGGAACCCTGCCCACTGGGGAGGAGGTCTTTCTCCGCGGCCGAATTGACCTCATGGCCACCGATGCGGACGGCCGGGTGGTTGTCTACGACTTCAAGACCGGGAAAACCCCCAAAACTGCGGCCGAAGCCCAGGCCAGCCGCCAGCTCGGCGCCTATCAATTCCTCGTGCATGTGAATCGCGGCAAGCAACCATACGGTGCTCACCTGATCTATCCCGCCACCAGCGAAGGGAAGCTCAAGAAGTCCAGTCAGCCGGACTTCTCTCCCGAGCAGCTCGCCGAGACGAGGCAGAACCTGCTCGCCGCCGCCGAGCAAATCAGCGAGCCCGTACAGATAGCCACCCCAGGCGATGCACAGTGCAAGTACTGCAGCTACCACCTGATCTGCCCGGCCAAGGACGCCGGGAAAACCGTGGTGAGCTCATGA